Proteins encoded by one window of Vanacampus margaritifer isolate UIUO_Vmar chromosome 17, RoL_Vmar_1.0, whole genome shotgun sequence:
- the fam49al gene encoding CYFIP-related Rac1 interactor A isoform X2, with protein MGNLLKVLACAELEHGPIVFLDFEHAQPTEAETAVWNQVSAVLEEAHGILAELQSYNGAGQEIREAIQNPGDLALQEKAWNAVCPLVAKLKRFYEFSLRLENALRSLLEALTSPPYAPMQHLEREQALAKQFAEILHFTLSFDELKMTNPAIQNDFSYYRRTISRNRLNNQQLEAENEVNNEMANRMSLFYAEATPMLKTLSNATTKFVSENKTLPIEDTTDCLSTMACVCRVMLETPEYRCRFTNTDTMLFCMRVMVGVIILYDHVHPVGAFAKTSKIDMKGCIKVLKEQPSNSVEGLLNALRYTTRHLNDDSTSKQIRALLQ; from the exons ATGGGAAACCTCCTGAAAGTGCTGGCTTGCGCCGAACTTGAGCATGGCCCAATAGTTTTCCTTGACTTTGAAC ATGCCCAGCCCACCGAGGCCGAGACGGCCGTGTGGAACCAGGTCAGCGCCGTGCTGGAGGAGGCCCACGGGATCCTGGCGGAGCTGCAGTCCTATAACGGCGCCGGGCAGGAAATACGAGAA GCCATTCAGAACCCGGGTGACCTGGCACTGCAGGAGAAGGCCTGGAATGCCGTGTGTCCCCTGGTGGCCAAACTGAAGCGCTTCTATGAGTTTTCACTGCGTCTGG aGAACGCCCTGCGCAGCCTGCTGGAGGCGCTGACGAGCCCGCCGTACGCCCCCATGCAGCACCTGGAAAGAGAGCAGGCCCTTGCCAAGCAGTTTGCCGAGATTCTGCATTTTACGCTCAGTTTTGATGAACTCAag ATGACAAATCCAGCCATTCAGAATGACTTCAGCTACTACAGGAGGACTATTAGTAGGAACAGGCTTAACAACCAGCAA CTGGAAGCGGAAAACGAGGTGAACAACGAAATGGCCAACCGGATGTCGCTGTTCTACGCCGAGGCCACGCCCATGCTGAAGACCTTGAGCAACGCCACCACCAAGTTTGTCTCGGAG AACAAGACCTTGCCCATTGAGGACACCACAGACTGTCTGAGCACCATGGCCTGCGTGTGCCGTGTCATGCTTGAGACCCC GGAGTACCGCTGCCGGTTCACAAACACAGACACCATGTTGTTCTGCATGAGGGTGATGGTGGGCGTCATCATCCTCTACGACCACGTCCACCCCGTCGGGGCGTTCGCCAAGACCTCAAAAATCGAC ATGAAGGGCTGCATCAAGGTCCTGAAAGAGCAGCCGTCCAACAGTGTGGAGGGACTTCTCAACGCGCTGAG GTATACGACACGACATCTAAACGACGACAGCACCTCCAAACAGATCCGGGCGCTGCTGCAATGA
- the fam49al gene encoding CYFIP-related Rac1 interactor A isoform X1 — translation MGNLIKVLGKDLENCPHFFLDFENAQPTEAETAVWNQVSAVLEEAHGILAELQSYNGAGQEIREAIQNPGDLALQEKAWNAVCPLVAKLKRFYEFSLRLENALRSLLEALTSPPYAPMQHLEREQALAKQFAEILHFTLSFDELKMTNPAIQNDFSYYRRTISRNRLNNQQLEAENEVNNEMANRMSLFYAEATPMLKTLSNATTKFVSENKTLPIEDTTDCLSTMACVCRVMLETPEYRCRFTNTDTMLFCMRVMVGVIILYDHVHPVGAFAKTSKIDMKGCIKVLKEQPSNSVEGLLNALRYTTRHLNDDSTSKQIRALLQ, via the exons ATGGGGAACCTCATTAAGGTCCTTGGCAAGGATTTAGAGAACTGTCCTCATTTTTTCCTGGACTTTGAAA ATGCCCAGCCCACCGAGGCCGAGACGGCCGTGTGGAACCAGGTCAGCGCCGTGCTGGAGGAGGCCCACGGGATCCTGGCGGAGCTGCAGTCCTATAACGGCGCCGGGCAGGAAATACGAGAA GCCATTCAGAACCCGGGTGACCTGGCACTGCAGGAGAAGGCCTGGAATGCCGTGTGTCCCCTGGTGGCCAAACTGAAGCGCTTCTATGAGTTTTCACTGCGTCTGG aGAACGCCCTGCGCAGCCTGCTGGAGGCGCTGACGAGCCCGCCGTACGCCCCCATGCAGCACCTGGAAAGAGAGCAGGCCCTTGCCAAGCAGTTTGCCGAGATTCTGCATTTTACGCTCAGTTTTGATGAACTCAag ATGACAAATCCAGCCATTCAGAATGACTTCAGCTACTACAGGAGGACTATTAGTAGGAACAGGCTTAACAACCAGCAA CTGGAAGCGGAAAACGAGGTGAACAACGAAATGGCCAACCGGATGTCGCTGTTCTACGCCGAGGCCACGCCCATGCTGAAGACCTTGAGCAACGCCACCACCAAGTTTGTCTCGGAG AACAAGACCTTGCCCATTGAGGACACCACAGACTGTCTGAGCACCATGGCCTGCGTGTGCCGTGTCATGCTTGAGACCCC GGAGTACCGCTGCCGGTTCACAAACACAGACACCATGTTGTTCTGCATGAGGGTGATGGTGGGCGTCATCATCCTCTACGACCACGTCCACCCCGTCGGGGCGTTCGCCAAGACCTCAAAAATCGAC ATGAAGGGCTGCATCAAGGTCCTGAAAGAGCAGCCGTCCAACAGTGTGGAGGGACTTCTCAACGCGCTGAG GTATACGACACGACATCTAAACGACGACAGCACCTCCAAACAGATCCGGGCGCTGCTGCAATGA